The genomic region TGGTGTCGGGCATCGCGCTGGCGTGGTACAACCTGCTGGACATGCACCGGCTGGCCGACGCCATCGACCGGCCGGTCCTCTCGGTGACGTACGAGGCGAGCGACGGACTGGACGACGCAATCCGCGAGGCGTTCGAGGGCGACGCGCGCGAGGACCGGCTGGCGACCTACCGGGCACAGCCCGACCGGACCCCCGTCGAGGTCAACGGCGAGACCGTGTACGTCCGGGCGGTCGGCGTGGACCCCGCCGAGGCGCGCGACGTGGTACGGGCGTTCACCCCTGAAGGTGGGCGACCCGAGCCGGTCCGGGTGGCTCGCATGGCCGCCCGCGC from Haloarchaeobius sp. HME9146 harbors:
- a CDS encoding DUF99 family protein, giving the protein MKPGVRALGVAESFRDDESTLAGVVVRANRVVDGFSFGTCTVGGSDVTDAVEALYRRLDREDVRYVMVSGIALAWYNLLDMHRLADAIDRPVLSVTYEASDGLDDAIREAFEGDAREDRLATYRAQPDRTPVEVNGETVYVRAVGVDPAEARDVVRAFTPEGGRPEPVRVARMAARAGDALRRD